The Chaetodon auriga isolate fChaAug3 chromosome 4, fChaAug3.hap1, whole genome shotgun sequence region TGTTCTACATGCTCTCTTTATGAGCTCTTTGCCCTCTTTTCTGACGCAGCTGAGACTATGCTGTACATCAACGCCACTCTCTTGCACAGTGCATTGTGGTGTGTTTCTGAGAGCGCCCTCACTGTTGCACACGGTGCCCAAAGTATCGTAGTCGTCCACGCTCTCACAGATGACCCTCCACTGGGAGAACACAGAGTTGGCGCTGATGGAGCTCATGTCAAAGGAGCTCCTTGCTCCCATCAGGTCGTCGGTGCAGATGTCACAATCGCTGCCTCCGATGGCAAAGTTCCAGTAGGGCAGAGCAAACGTGGGGTCGCCCAGCATGTCCTGCATACAGTGGGTGGTGGATCAACAGATACAtacatgtgtaaaaaaaaaaaaatcctgattcAAGATTGCCTTTGCACTTTCATTCCCTTCATTCCATCGCTTTCTAACCATTTTCCACCTTTTGTGTCCTTCTGTTTTACCCcagtctgttctcctctctccctgcccccctcctcctccaggataGCTccccactctgtctccatccctTCAAATCCCCAcactctttccttcctccccttATCATCCCTTCTCCCGTCCTCACTTCCTTCTTCATCACTCCATCGGCCCCAAAAGCTTCCTCTGCTTCCCCTTTTGCTTTGCACCACCCCTCCTCTccgtccctcccctccttccctctaTTCACCTGcatgtctctctccagctgcagcagatgaaaacgGTGCCAGGTGACAAAACCGGGGCCCTCATGGGAGAAGTCTACACCACCAAAGCTGGCCTGGCCTGGCCCCAGGTATGTTTTACTGACTGAGTAGTAGTGGGTCCAAACAAAGTAGTTGTAAATGGTGATGTTCTCAAACTGCGGGGTGCCATCGGGCCCAAACACCTCCTGGTACCTACAGATGATGAGGACAGTAAAGAtcactgtgtgttgttttgcaaTGCAGAAACGACCCTCACAGCTCATATTGGTTGATTTCATGTGTGAGAATatatgcttttctttctgtgtgtagCAGGCTTGGGGGACGTCAAATATGAGGCCCGTAGCTAAGATCCTGCTTGGCcattaataaaaagaaattaaaaattttTTATTAGCAGGTTAAAAGGGTTCGTCTACCTACAGCTGAGATATGCTTAAAAATTAATCTACTATAATCCTCAGCTGACTTGGAAGGAGGTTATTCACAGATTTATGTACAGTTACTCAGAAGATTATAAATCCCTTTGCTCCTGCCTAAACTGATAATTTGTTCTTCCACCTGCAGCTTAAACAGAATGCTGCCATGAGAATTTTTCTAAGATTTTAGTGATAATTTTTAAAACACAGCGTGGGTTCACCCGTAGCTATATTACTGAGCTTTCAAATGCCAGACTCAGCTAGACTGAGCCTGTAAGTCCTTGGGCTAAACTATCTGTTCCACAGTCTTGATACAAGACCAAATACTGTCTGAATAACAATCAGTCTtccttatatatatatatgctatatatatatatgtaccGTCGTGTACAGATGACCAGGTCAGGGTGCACAGTCCTCTTAGCTTGGTCCAAAGCGTTAACAAATGCCCGCTTCTCAGCTGCACTCAACAGCATGATATTCCTCCTTACTGGAATGAGGTTaatggaggaaggagacaggagggcaggaagagagagaatgaagggTTGTTGAGATgtaggaggaagagaggaggaaagaaaaatgttataaaaaattaaattacatttcattcCCTAACTATAAATGTTGTCTTCATTCCCTTGACTGATGTATTTTCTTACATATTTGAGCCGCACTCAGAACTTACAAGGTGCAGCAGGAGCTAAGCATTGAACTTTTTTCCAATGCTGAATTTAGGAAGCATCCAGTCTCTTACCCACAGAGATCCTCTGGTCGCAATTTGGCCCAGTCAGCCCATGTCGACATCGTCCACAGTTGTAGCCGGTGAAATTCCCATTGCACCGGCATGTGCGGTTGAAAAATCTCAGAGGCCACCTCTCTCTGTCATCACGCCCCGCATAAGGGTACTGGGGCCCATGGCGGCGGTTGTCTGCAGCGATCAACACACATTGTCCCCTTCCCGTGCTGGAGCCACACTCGTCCCCAGCAGCCCCTGTAGGAGACGGGCAGCACTGGCCGCTCTGCAGCCCCTCGGGTGTGACGCACTCCCGGGGGAACTGGGCCAGCGTTAGCGTGGCACACAGGGTCACCACCAGGAGAACCACCATCCATATGCTACCAAAGTCCGGAGAGAAGGACGAGACGAGGATGAAGTGAGAGGAGCGGAAGAGTATTTTAGGGACATGAGGTGAGTTAGATGGGAGGATGAAGTTAAGAAACGCAGAGAGAGTAGACACATTTTACATGTTGAGAATTGTttgacatccatccatccatctttttcTAAACCGCTTATCGTGTTTAGGGGCCGCGGTCTATCCCAGCACACATTTGAAGccaaaaaaattaaatacactgcagacacacacttcagttAAGCTCAAAACTCAAAGGGTTGGTGTTCTCTTGTTCAAGCCAATTGTCTTAACATTATTCCAAAACTTCACTTCTTACGCT contains the following coding sequences:
- the tyrp1b gene encoding tyrosinase-related protein 1b; the protein is MHSQSIWMVVLLVVTLCATLTLAQFPRECVTPEGLQSGQCCPSPTGAAGDECGSSTGRGQCVLIAADNRRHGPQYPYAGRDDRERWPLRFFNRTCRCNGNFTGYNCGRCRHGLTGPNCDQRISVVRRNIMLLSAAEKRAFVNALDQAKRTVHPDLVICTRRYQEVFGPDGTPQFENITIYNYFVWTHYYSVSKTYLGPGQASFGGVDFSHEGPGFVTWHRFHLLQLERDMQDMLGDPTFALPYWNFAIGGSDCDICTDDLMGARSSFDMSSISANSVFSQWRVICESVDDYDTLGTVCNNTETSPIRRNPAGNVARPMVQRLPQPQDVLDCLELNTFDTPPYYSTSSESFRNTIEGYSAPQGAYDPVIRSLHNLAHLFLNGTGGQTHLSPNDPIFVLLHTFTDAVFDEWLSRHQAGEIVYPEENAPIGHNRRFNMVPFWPPVTNAEMFLSAPENLGYSYEVQWPTRAYTLSEIITIAIVAAVLVVAVVGGVIACAVRARSYRSAEALEPLLGETFRRYSEDDRRLDKSQSVV